In one Dunckerocampus dactyliophorus isolate RoL2022-P2 chromosome 9, RoL_Ddac_1.1, whole genome shotgun sequence genomic region, the following are encoded:
- the ackr3a gene encoding atypical chemokine receptor 3a translates to MSLSTSEMEDLWESLGYLNFTDSASNISIVDTMVCATAFNRRALLHSMCVLYTFIFVVGLAANALVLWVNVRAQRDSAPRHETHTYIAHLAVADLCVCATLPVWVSSLAQHGHWPFGEVACKLTHLLFSVNLFGSIFFLACMSVDRYLSVTWHRENQGGMCRKLIRRVVCVGVWLLALVASLPDTYFLRTVKASHGDSMLCRPVYPEENPREWMVGVQLSFILLGFILPFPVIAVFYALLARAFTRTSSLSPSSTVEQERRVSRRVILAYIVVFLACWGPYHAVLLADSLSQLGVLPLTCGLENFLYVAIHLTQCLSLLHCCFNPILYNFINRNYRYDLMKAFIFKYSTRTGLARLIEASNVSDTEYSAVAVDNPPQI, encoded by the coding sequence ATGAGTCTAAGCACCAGTGAGATGGAGGACCTGTGGGAGTCTTTGGGCTACCTCAACTTCACCGACTCCGCCTCCAACATTTCCATCGTGGACACCATGGTGTGCGCCACAGCCTTCAACCGCCGCGCCCTGCTCCACTCCATGTGTGTCCTCTACACCTTCATCTTCGTGGTGGGTCTGGCGGCCAACGCTCTGGTGCTGTGGGTGAACGTGCGCGCTCAAAGGGACTCCGCCCCTCGCCATGAGACGCACACATACATCGCCCACCTGGCCGTGGCTGACCTGTGCGTGTGCGCAACCCTGCCCGTGTGGGTAAGCTCGCTGGCCCAGCACGGCCACTGGCCTTTTGGGGAGGTAGCGTGCAAACTCACGCACCTTCTCTTCTCCGTCAACCTCTTCGGGAGCATCTTCTTCTTGGCTTGCATGAGCGTGGACCGCTATCTGAGTGTGACGTGGCATCGGGAGAACCAGGGCGGCATGTGCAGGAAGCTGATCCGCCGCGTGGTGTGTGTAGGGGTGTGGCTTCTGGCCCTGGTGGCCTCCTTGCCAGACACCTACTTCCTGCGTACAGTGAAGGCCTCACATGGGGATAGCATGCTATGCAGGCCTGTCTACCCAGAGGAGAACCCCAGGGAGTGGATGGTAGGCGTCCAGCTGAGCTTCATCCTCTTGGGCTTCATCCTCCCCTTCCCTGTGATCGCAGTCTTCTACGCCCTGCTGGCCAGAGCCTTCACACGCACGTCCTCATTGTCACCGTCCTCCACGGTGGAGCAGGAGCGCCGCGTGAGCCGCAGGGTGATCCTCGCTTACATCGTGGTTTTCCTGGCCTGCTGGGGGCCGTATCACGCCGTGCTCCTGGCCGACTCTCTCTCCCAGTTGGGCGTTCTTCCGCTGACCTGTGGCCTGGAGAACTTCCTCTACGTGGCCATTCACCTCACCCAGTGCCTGTCCTTGCTGCACTGCTGCTTCAACCCCATCCTCTACAACTTCATCAACAGGAACTACCGCTACGACCTCATGAAGGCCTTCATCTTTAAATACTCCACACGGACTGGCCTGGCGCGCCTCATTGAGGCGTCCAACGTGTCTGACACGGAGTACTCCGCTGTCGCCGTGGACAACCCGCCACAGATATGA